The following coding sequences lie in one Agelaius phoeniceus isolate bAgePho1 unplaced genomic scaffold, bAgePho1.hap1 Scaffold_110, whole genome shotgun sequence genomic window:
- the LOC143692990 gene encoding olfactory receptor 14A16-like codes for MSNSSCIRHFLLLALADTRQLQLLHFCLLLGISLAALLGNGLIISAVACGHHLHTPMFFFLLNLALADLGSICTTVPKAMHNSLWDTSNISYTGCAAQLFFFLFFIVAEFCLLTIMCYDRYVSICKPLHYGTLLGSRACAHMAAAAWASAFLNALLLTANTFSLPLCHGNALGQFFCEIPQILKLSCSHSNLREVGLIAVSVCLAFGCFVFIVFSYVQIFRVVLRIPSEQGRHKAFSTCLPHLAVVSLLVSTAIFAHIKPPSISSPSLDLALSVLYSVVPPSLNPLIYSLRNQELKASLWRLMTGWFQKH; via the coding sequence atgtccaacagcagctgcatcaggcacttcctcctgctggcattggcagacacgcggcagctgcagctcctgcacttctgcctcttgctgggcatctccctggctgccctcctgggcaacggcctcatcatcagcgccgtagcctgcggccaccacctgcacacgcccatgttcttcttcctgctcaacctggccctcgctgacctgggctccatctgcaccactgtccccaaagccatgcacaattccctctgggacaccagcaacatctcctacactggatgtgctgcacagctctttttctttctcttctttattgTGGCAGAGTTTtgcctcctgaccatcatgtgctacgaccgctacgtgtccatctgcaaacccctgcactacgggaccctcctgggcagcagagcttgtgcccacatggcagcagctgcctgggccagtgcctttctcaatgctctgctactcacggccaatacattttccctgcccctgtgccatggcaatgccctgggccagttcttctgtgaaatcccacagatcctcaagctctcctgctcgcACTCAAACCTCAGGGAAGTTGGGCTCATTGCTGTTAGTGTGTGTTTAgcatttggttgttttgtgttcattgttttctcctatgtgcagatcttcagggttgtgctgaggatcccctctgagcagggacggcacaaagccttttccacctgcctccctcacctggccgtcgTCTCTCTGTTAGTCAGCACTGCCATATTTGCCCACATAAAACCCCCCTCCatctcttccccatccctggatctggccctgtcagttctgtactcagtggtgcctccctccctgaaccccctcatctacagcctgaggaaccaggagctcaaggcttcactgtggagactgatgactggatggtttcagaaacattaa